A genomic stretch from Theobroma cacao cultivar B97-61/B2 chromosome 4, Criollo_cocoa_genome_V2, whole genome shotgun sequence includes:
- the LOC108661574 gene encoding uncharacterized protein LOC108661574 has product MPSYVKSLKDILTKKRKLKDFETVALTKECSAIIPNKLPPKLRDLGSFSIPCTIGRFKFTKALCDLGAGVSIMPLSIAEKLRLNEIQPTIVSLQLANRTIRYFVRTIEDVLVKVGHLYSPVDFIVLEMEEDLEIPLILGRPFLAKVGAIIDVREGKITFKVGEEVVEFNIFNVNKHPSSTNCCYRVELIDEGKGEPISPLRSEQAPIFEFKPPHLPVKAKQSPKEHPPPPSNCPFEIGQQVIMLS; this is encoded by the coding sequence ATGCCAAGTTATGTTAAATCCTTGAAAGACATCTTAACTaagaagaggaaattgaaagattttgaaacaGTAGCACTTACTAAGGAATGTAGTGCAATAATTCcaaacaagcttccaccaaaacTTAGAGATCTAGGGAGTTTTTCTATCCCTTGTACTATTGgtagatttaaatttactaaagCTTTGTGTGATTTGGGTGCAGGTGTTTCAATCATGCCTTTGTCAATTGCCGAGAAACTTAGACTGAACGAGATACAACCTACCATAGTGTCTTTGCAATTAGCAAATAGAACAATCAGGTACTTTGTTAGGACTATTGAGGATGTATTGGTTAAAGTTGGGCATCTTTACAGTCCAGTGGACTTCATTGTGCTTGAGATGGAAGAGGATTTGGAAATTCCTTTAATATTGGGACGACCATTCTTAGCTAAAGTAGGCGCAATCATTGATGTGAGGGAAGGCAAGATAACTTTTAAAGTTGGAGAAGAGGTAGTTgagtttaatattttcaatgtaAATAAACATCCTAGCTCTACAAATTGTTGCTATAGAGTAGAGTTAATTGATGAAGGCAAAGGTGAACCTATTTCTCCACTTAGAAGTGAGCAAGCACCAATCTTTGAGTTTAAGCCACCACATCTGCCCGTGAAAGCCAAGCAGTCACCAAAGGAGCATCCTCCACCACCATCTAATTGTCCTTTCGAGATTGGACAACAAGTAATAATGCTTTCTTGA